One window from the genome of Desulfobaccales bacterium encodes:
- a CDS encoding sensor domain-containing diguanylate cyclase: MDQGGGFSHTHSDTGQVERLMACIEFSKVLASVYDMETLLTAVLERINAIIPAKNWSLLLIDPKTGELYFAVVVGVAPDAVKHIRLKPGEGIAGAVVQTGQPIFIPDVNRDPRFCDRVDSLTGFDTRSIIAQPLVVRGEVIGVFEVINVEDERFFREKYLHHLTILADYVAIAVDNVHNLQKLKTRTYIDEVTGFYNTRYLIQKMDHLIPQLQDQKEHFSLVFLDLDNFKTVVDEHGHLRGTKILSEIAWVLHKELGPDDSLVRYGGDEFIILLPRRSQPEALEITHRLRHTLNNTAFLQDEGLGIRVTASYGIATLPDDAQDRETLLVIADRALFGSKGQGRDRIMLGRDLAPVKE; encoded by the coding sequence ATGGACCAGGGAGGGGGTTTCAGCCATACACATTCAGATACCGGGCAGGTGGAGCGTCTGATGGCCTGCATCGAATTCTCCAAGGTTCTGGCCAGCGTCTATGACATGGAGACCCTCCTCACCGCAGTGCTGGAGCGCATCAATGCTATCATCCCCGCAAAGAATTGGTCGTTGCTCCTCATCGATCCCAAGACCGGGGAGCTTTACTTTGCGGTGGTGGTGGGCGTAGCCCCCGATGCGGTGAAGCATATCCGCCTGAAGCCGGGAGAGGGGATCGCCGGAGCCGTGGTCCAAACGGGGCAACCGATCTTCATCCCGGACGTCAACCGGGATCCCCGGTTTTGCGATCGGGTGGACTCCCTGACCGGCTTCGACACCCGGTCCATCATCGCCCAGCCTCTGGTCGTGCGGGGAGAAGTGATTGGCGTCTTTGAAGTGATCAATGTGGAAGACGAGAGATTTTTCCGGGAAAAATACCTGCACCACCTCACTATCCTGGCGGACTACGTAGCCATTGCCGTGGATAACGTGCACAATCTGCAGAAGCTCAAAACACGCACCTATATCGACGAGGTCACGGGCTTTTATAACACCCGCTATCTTATCCAAAAGATGGACCACCTCATTCCCCAACTCCAAGACCAGAAGGAGCATTTCTCTTTGGTCTTCCTGGACTTGGACAATTTTAAGACTGTGGTGGATGAGCACGGACATCTGCGGGGAACCAAGATTCTGTCGGAGATCGCCTGGGTGTTGCACAAGGAGTTGGGACCGGACGACAGCCTGGTGCGGTACGGCGGGGATGAGTTTATCATTCTCCTGCCTCGACGCTCCCAGCCGGAGGCTTTGGAGATCACCCATCGGCTACGCCACACACTCAACAATACGGCTTTTCTGCAGGATGAGGGACTCGGCATCAGGGTCACAGCCAGTTACGGCATTGCCACCCTGCCGGACGACGCCCAAGACCGGGAGACGTTGCTTGTTATCGCCGACCGGGCTCTGTTCGGTAGTAAGGGACAGGGCCGGGACCGCATCATGCTGGGCCGGGATTTGGCGCCGGTGAAAGAGTAA
- the nadC gene encoding carboxylating nicotinate-nucleotide diphosphorylase has product MMFSPHLDRLIDLALEEDLGPGDVTTLALVPLELMGEAHIRAKETLVVAGLPVAAQVFRKLDATLVFEPIIADGQEVSKGTVLARLTGPVATILTGERVALNFLQRLSGIATFTRNMVAQVTGACLVDTRKTTPGWRVLEKFAVRLGGGHNHRFGLYDGVLIKNNHLTAVGSISAAVRQARERAHHLLKIEVEVTDLEGLKEALDAGADLILLDNMDDATLQQAVELTRGRAILEASGSMTKDRLPHVAATGVNFISMGALTHSAPAVDVHLRLIKTWR; this is encoded by the coding sequence ATGATGTTTTCGCCTCACCTTGACCGCCTCATCGACCTGGCCCTGGAAGAAGATTTGGGCCCCGGAGATGTCACCACCCTGGCCCTCGTGCCCTTGGAATTAATGGGCGAAGCCCATATCCGGGCCAAGGAAACTCTGGTGGTCGCTGGCCTCCCGGTCGCCGCCCAAGTTTTTCGTAAGCTGGATGCGACGCTGGTATTCGAACCTATAATAGCTGACGGTCAGGAAGTGTCCAAAGGGACGGTCCTGGCCCGCCTCACCGGCCCCGTGGCCACGATCCTCACCGGCGAGCGGGTGGCCCTCAATTTTCTCCAGCGCCTCTCGGGCATCGCCACTTTCACCCGGAACATGGTGGCCCAGGTAACCGGTGCCTGTCTGGTGGACACCCGCAAGACCACCCCGGGCTGGCGCGTCCTTGAGAAATTCGCCGTGCGCCTGGGCGGCGGCCATAACCATCGCTTCGGCCTCTATGACGGCGTGCTCATTAAAAACAACCACTTAACCGCGGTAGGCTCCATCAGTGCGGCAGTCCGTCAAGCCCGGGAGCGGGCCCATCACCTGCTCAAGATCGAAGTGGAAGTGACCGACCTGGAGGGGCTTAAAGAAGCCTTGGACGCGGGCGCCGACCTCATCTTGCTGGACAACATGGACGACGCCACCCTTCAACAAGCCGTGGAACTGACCCGAGGCCGAGCAATTCTTGAAGCCTCCGGTTCCATGACCAAAGACCGCCTACCGCACGTGGCGGCTACCGGGGTTAACTTTATCTCCATGGGCGCTCTCACCCACAGCGCCCCTGCCGTGGATGTTCACCTGCGGCTGATTAAGACCTGGCGTTAG
- the proC gene encoding pyrroline-5-carboxylate reductase: MTEPDKGWLAEIKLGFIGVGNMGGAIIQGLVGGGRVAPENLICYDPDPGRQAQMAGLGVEAALDNAEVMHSPVVVLAVKPQILPAVLAGVKEFARPWHLIISIAAGVPLKVLEETFPESRVIRVMPNTPTLVSAGMAALAPGSRATPDDLALALELFQAMGQAVVVEERLMDAVTGLSGSGPAFVAIFIEALADGGVKMGLPRPLAHTMAVQTVLGTAKLCLEEDLHPAKLKDMVTSPGGTTIAGLHALESGGFRGLIMDAVSAAAARSKELGKG; this comes from the coding sequence ATGACAGAACCGGATAAAGGGTGGTTGGCGGAAATAAAACTTGGTTTTATCGGCGTTGGCAACATGGGCGGGGCTATCATTCAGGGGCTGGTGGGGGGCGGCCGCGTGGCCCCGGAGAATCTGATCTGCTACGATCCGGACCCGGGCCGCCAGGCCCAGATGGCTGGGCTGGGGGTGGAGGCTGCCCTGGATAACGCTGAAGTGATGCACTCGCCGGTGGTGGTCCTGGCGGTCAAGCCTCAAATATTGCCTGCCGTTTTGGCCGGAGTCAAAGAATTTGCCCGGCCCTGGCATCTCATCATTTCCATTGCTGCGGGAGTCCCCCTGAAAGTCCTGGAAGAAACTTTTCCTGAATCCCGGGTAATTAGAGTCATGCCCAATACCCCCACTCTGGTGAGCGCGGGGATGGCAGCCCTGGCCCCGGGGAGCCGCGCGACCCCGGACGATCTAGCCCTGGCTCTGGAGCTCTTCCAGGCTATGGGGCAGGCCGTAGTGGTAGAAGAAAGACTCATGGACGCGGTCACGGGCTTAAGCGGCAGCGGCCCGGCCTTCGTGGCTATCTTCATCGAGGCCCTGGCGGACGGCGGCGTGAAGATGGGTCTGCCCCGGCCTCTGGCCCACACCATGGCGGTGCAGACCGTCCTGGGGACGGCAAAACTCTGCCTGGAAGAAGACCTTCACCCCGCTAAACTCAAGGACATGGTGACCTCCCCGGGAGGTACCACCATCGCCGGACTCCACGCCCTGGAATCGGGTGGCTTCCGGGGTTTGATCATGGACGCGGTAAGCGCCGCCGCGGCCCGGTCGAAGGAGCTGGGGAAAGGATAA
- a CDS encoding metallophosphoesterase, which produces MNLRKGRLEKLPAFTFALVILLLLAWVGAGLGADAGLPAQDWNLSNLKRIQVPPGDSLTFAVLGDNRGNPPVFQQILQRMNRDPSLAFAIDLGDLVETGTVDNFRNFLDQVRQNLRLPLLTVLGNHDLEKEHGARLYRRIFGPDHYAFQIKDNYFIVVNDAEKTGLGEAQWRWLESELKKSQGYKTRLVFLHIPLFDPRGGENHHALSENTGRRLAALFRRYHVTHVFAGHIHSYFAGNWDGVPYTITAGAGAPLYGTDPQHYFYHYLKVTLKDDKVHIEVQRLAGKGPS; this is translated from the coding sequence ATGAACCTTCGTAAGGGACGCCTGGAGAAACTACCCGCTTTCACTTTCGCGTTGGTTATCCTGTTGCTTCTGGCCTGGGTGGGTGCAGGGCTAGGGGCCGATGCTGGATTGCCCGCTCAAGATTGGAACCTGAGCAATCTAAAACGGATCCAGGTTCCTCCAGGCGACAGCCTGACTTTCGCGGTCCTGGGAGACAACCGCGGCAATCCCCCGGTCTTTCAACAAATTCTCCAACGGATGAACCGCGATCCGAGCCTGGCCTTCGCCATCGATCTGGGCGACCTGGTAGAGACCGGAACCGTGGACAACTTTCGCAATTTTCTGGACCAGGTCCGCCAAAACCTGCGCCTGCCCCTCCTCACGGTGCTGGGCAACCACGACTTGGAAAAAGAACATGGCGCCCGCCTTTACCGGCGGATCTTCGGACCTGATCACTATGCCTTTCAGATCAAAGACAACTATTTCATCGTCGTCAATGACGCAGAGAAAACCGGATTAGGCGAAGCGCAATGGCGCTGGCTGGAAAGTGAACTCAAAAAATCCCAGGGCTATAAAACCCGCCTGGTATTTCTCCATATCCCCCTCTTTGACCCCCGGGGAGGCGAGAATCACCACGCCCTATCGGAGAATACCGGACGCCGGCTGGCTGCCCTGTTTCGGCGCTATCACGTCACTCACGTCTTTGCGGGTCATATTCACAGCTACTTTGCGGGCAATTGGGACGGTGTCCCATATACCATAACCGCCGGGGCCGGAGCGCCGTTATATGGCACCGATCCCCAGCATTACTTCTATCACTACCTCAAGGTCACCCTCAAGGATGATAAAGTCCACATTGAGGTGCAGCGCCTTGCCGGGAAAGGACCTTCATAA
- the pdxA gene encoding 4-hydroxythreonine-4-phosphate dehydrogenase PdxA, whose product MTDSLARPILALTMGDPVGVGPEIIVKTLADSGIYQVCRPLVIGDLPALERARLALDPALKIHLADRPGAGRFQSGTLDLMALSQLKPHDLEYGRPTPASGKAMVGYFLTAIDLAMAQKVSGLVTAPISKISMKLSGYDYPGHTELLAEKTQTPEFAMMLAGGEFRVVLATIHCALSQVPKRITQEGLVRLFHLTSRALDRDFGLAGVPLGVAALNPHASEEGMFGHEETEIIIPAVKEAQAAGLAVEGPFPADTLFWRHYQGEFAAIICMYHDQGLIPLKLLHFMDGVNVTLGLPIIRTSVDHGTAYNLAGTGSASPDSLKAAILMAAEMAKRRYGGREKRF is encoded by the coding sequence ATGACTGATTCGCTTGCAAGACCAATTCTGGCCCTGACCATGGGTGATCCGGTGGGAGTGGGGCCGGAAATCATCGTCAAGACCCTGGCTGACTCCGGGATTTACCAGGTATGCCGACCCCTCGTCATCGGCGACCTGCCCGCCTTGGAACGGGCCCGCCTGGCCCTTGACCCGGCCCTGAAAATCCACCTGGCAGACCGTCCGGGGGCTGGGCGCTTTCAGTCGGGGACCCTGGACCTCATGGCCCTGTCCCAACTGAAGCCTCACGACCTGGAATATGGACGCCCCACCCCGGCTTCCGGCAAGGCCATGGTGGGTTATTTCCTCACTGCCATTGATCTGGCGATGGCGCAAAAAGTGTCCGGCCTGGTCACCGCGCCCATCAGCAAGATTTCCATGAAGCTGTCGGGCTACGACTATCCGGGCCACACCGAACTTTTGGCGGAGAAAACCCAGACCCCCGAGTTTGCCATGATGCTGGCCGGGGGCGAATTTCGGGTGGTCCTGGCCACCATACATTGCGCCTTGTCCCAGGTCCCCAAGCGGATCACCCAGGAGGGCCTGGTGCGGCTCTTCCACCTCACTTCCCGGGCACTGGACCGTGACTTTGGGCTCGCGGGTGTACCCCTGGGGGTGGCGGCCCTCAATCCCCACGCCAGCGAAGAAGGCATGTTCGGCCATGAAGAAACGGAGATCATCATCCCCGCGGTCAAAGAGGCCCAGGCCGCAGGCCTGGCCGTGGAAGGCCCCTTCCCCGCGGACACCCTGTTCTGGCGCCACTACCAGGGAGAGTTCGCCGCTATCATCTGCATGTACCACGACCAAGGGCTTATCCCCCTTAAACTCCTGCACTTTATGGACGGAGTCAACGTCACCCTGGGGCTGCCCATCATCCGCACCAGCGTGGACCACGGCACCGCCTACAACCTGGCTGGCACCGGCTCCGCCTCCCCCGATTCCCTCAAAGCCGCCATCCTCATGGCTGCAGAGATGGCCAAGAGAAGATATGGGGGCAGAGAAAAACGGTTTTAA
- a CDS encoding HigA family addiction module antitoxin produces the protein MTSQKLPPVHPGEILLEEYLKPLGISQNKLGRDLNVPAQRINEIVRGQRAITVDSALRLGRYFHTSPQFWLNLQARYDLGMAEETRLVERVIREVREREAV, from the coding sequence ATGACGAGCCAGAAATTGCCCCCGGTGCACCCCGGCGAAATTCTTTTAGAGGAATACCTGAAGCCCCTGGGGATCAGCCAGAACAAACTGGGACGCGATCTAAATGTCCCAGCCCAGAGAATCAATGAAATTGTCCGGGGCCAGCGGGCCATCACGGTGGATTCCGCCTTGCGCCTGGGCAGGTATTTCCACACCAGCCCCCAGTTTTGGCTCAATCTGCAAGCCCGTTATGATCTGGGAATGGCCGAAGAAACGCGCCTGGTGGAGCGGGTTATCCGGGAAGTGCGGGAACGGGAAGCGGTTTAA
- a CDS encoding 2Fe-2S iron-sulfur cluster-binding protein has product MVWKITDEIFDTMAGEVRLTINGFSAQAPQDQSLLVTLRQQGIDIPTLCHHSDLPSEGQCRLCVVEIGEWPRTRIVNSCTYPTEGGLVVQTHSERVLQARAMVLELLLARCPNAKVIKDLAADHGVHESRFKTDDPEELCILCGLCVRACRDIVGVSAISMKGRSPDKQVATPFLEQSAACIGCGSCAFICPTNVIPYTEKDGIRTIWGRNFELQPCAKCGNYIAPKAQLEHWAKLTGDPVESFYTCRDCR; this is encoded by the coding sequence ATGGTCTGGAAAATCACTGATGAAATCTTCGACACCATGGCCGGAGAAGTGCGCCTCACCATTAATGGCTTCAGCGCGCAGGCCCCCCAGGATCAAAGCCTGCTGGTGACGCTCAGGCAGCAGGGCATCGACATCCCCACCCTCTGTCATCACTCCGATCTGCCGTCGGAAGGGCAATGCCGCCTCTGCGTGGTGGAAATCGGCGAGTGGCCCCGCACCCGCATCGTTAATTCCTGCACCTACCCCACTGAGGGCGGCTTGGTGGTCCAGACCCATTCGGAACGGGTGTTGCAGGCCCGGGCCATGGTCCTGGAGCTGCTCTTGGCCCGCTGCCCCAACGCCAAGGTGATCAAGGACCTGGCCGCTGACCACGGGGTGCACGAGTCCCGCTTCAAGACCGATGACCCCGAGGAGCTCTGCATTCTCTGCGGCTTGTGCGTCAGGGCCTGTCGGGACATCGTGGGGGTGAGCGCCATTAGCATGAAAGGACGTAGCCCCGACAAGCAGGTGGCCACGCCCTTCCTGGAGCAATCCGCCGCCTGTATCGGCTGCGGCTCCTGTGCCTTCATCTGCCCCACCAACGTCATACCTTACACCGAAAAAGACGGCATCCGCACCATCTGGGGTCGAAACTTTGAACTCCAGCCGTGCGCCAAATGCGGCAATTATATCGCACCCAAGGCCCAACTGGAACACTGGGCCAAACTCACCGGCGACCCGGTGGAAAGTTTCTATACGTGCAGGGATTGCCGATAG
- a CDS encoding NADH-quinone oxidoreductase subunit NuoF, whose protein sequence is MPRFESVDHLREYRRQLMARLDPKQPQVLVCAGPGCLPMGSDEVAAAFREELQKNGLEGKVALKECGCQGLCARAVKVLLRPQEIAYQHVTPEDVPEIVEATLKNGQVVERLVYEDPETHNRLACKADIPFYKGQQPVVLRKLDIIDPESLDDYLALGGYRGLRKVLGEMSPDDVIDAVTKSGLRGRGGGGFPTGRKWRICADELEEVKFIICNGDEGDPGAFMDRAVMEGDPHAILEGMIIGGYAIGASKGYIYVRHEYPLAVKRLARAIDQAREVGFLGPNIFRSGFGFDIKISRGAGAFVCGEETALIASMGGFIGEPSPRPPYPAQHGLFGQPTIINNVETWANIPEIINMGADWFAGIGTEKSKGTKVFSLVGAVNQTGLVEVPMGTSLKHIIYDLGGGLRPGREFKAVQTGGPSGGCIPSQFLDLPVDYDSLQSVGSIMGSGGMIVMDDTSCMVDVARYFISFLYEESCGKCTPCREGLKHLLFFLDEIIAGRGEMAHLDLMEELCATMASASICGLGQSAVNPVRSTIKYFREEYEAHIRDKKCHALVCRPLLKYTIDPETCTGCLACVRECPVGAISGLKKEAQELDQELCVKCGLCYEACQFDAVKVE, encoded by the coding sequence ATGCCTAGATTTGAATCCGTAGACCATCTGCGGGAATATCGCCGCCAGTTGATGGCCCGCCTGGACCCCAAGCAGCCCCAGGTGCTGGTCTGCGCCGGCCCCGGCTGCCTGCCCATGGGCAGCGATGAGGTGGCCGCAGCCTTTCGGGAAGAACTCCAGAAAAACGGTTTGGAAGGCAAGGTAGCCTTGAAAGAATGCGGCTGCCAGGGGCTCTGCGCCCGGGCTGTAAAGGTGTTGCTGCGACCCCAGGAGATCGCCTATCAGCACGTAACTCCCGAGGACGTGCCGGAGATCGTGGAGGCCACCCTGAAAAACGGCCAGGTAGTGGAGCGCCTGGTCTATGAAGACCCGGAGACCCACAACCGGTTGGCCTGCAAGGCCGATATCCCCTTTTATAAGGGCCAGCAGCCCGTAGTCTTGCGGAAGCTGGACATTATAGATCCCGAGAGCCTGGACGACTACCTGGCCCTGGGGGGGTACCGGGGCCTGCGAAAGGTTCTGGGTGAGATGTCTCCGGACGATGTCATCGATGCGGTTACCAAATCCGGCTTGCGGGGCCGGGGCGGCGGCGGCTTCCCCACCGGCCGCAAATGGCGCATCTGCGCTGACGAGCTGGAAGAGGTGAAGTTCATCATCTGCAACGGCGACGAAGGCGACCCCGGGGCTTTCATGGACCGGGCGGTGATGGAGGGCGACCCCCATGCCATCCTGGAAGGGATGATCATCGGCGGCTACGCCATCGGGGCTAGTAAGGGCTACATCTACGTGCGCCATGAATATCCCCTGGCGGTGAAACGCCTGGCCCGGGCCATCGATCAGGCCCGGGAGGTAGGATTCTTGGGGCCCAATATCTTCCGCTCCGGCTTCGGCTTCGACATCAAAATCAGCCGGGGCGCCGGGGCCTTTGTCTGCGGCGAAGAGACCGCCTTGATCGCCTCCATGGGAGGCTTCATCGGCGAGCCCTCTCCCCGGCCGCCTTACCCGGCCCAGCACGGCCTCTTCGGCCAGCCTACGATCATCAATAACGTGGAGACCTGGGCCAACATCCCCGAAATCATCAACATGGGGGCTGATTGGTTCGCAGGGATCGGCACTGAAAAGAGCAAGGGCACCAAGGTCTTTTCCCTGGTGGGGGCGGTGAACCAAACCGGCCTGGTGGAAGTGCCCATGGGCACCAGCTTGAAGCATATCATTTATGATCTGGGCGGCGGCTTGCGCCCCGGCCGGGAATTCAAGGCGGTGCAGACCGGCGGCCCCTCCGGCGGCTGCATTCCCTCCCAATTCCTCGACCTGCCCGTGGACTACGACAGTCTACAATCGGTAGGCTCCATCATGGGTTCCGGCGGCATGATCGTCATGGACGACACCTCCTGCATGGTGGACGTGGCCCGCTACTTCATCTCCTTTCTTTATGAAGAGTCCTGCGGCAAGTGCACCCCTTGCCGGGAAGGGTTGAAACACCTGCTCTTCTTCCTGGACGAAATCATTGCCGGCCGGGGGGAGATGGCGCACCTGGATCTCATGGAAGAGTTGTGCGCCACCATGGCCTCGGCCTCCATCTGCGGCCTGGGTCAAAGCGCCGTTAATCCGGTTCGAAGCACCATCAAGTACTTCCGGGAAGAATACGAAGCCCACATCCGGGATAAGAAGTGCCATGCTCTGGTTTGCCGGCCTCTCCTGAAATACACCATCGACCCGGAGACCTGCACCGGCTGTCTGGCCTGTGTCCGGGAATGCCCGGTGGGAGCCATCTCCGGCCTAAAGAAAGAAGCCCAGGAACTCGATCAAGAACTTTGCGTCAAGTGCGGCTTGTGCTATGAGGCCTGCCAGTTTGACGCCGTGAAGGTGGAGTAA
- a CDS encoding NAD(P)H-dependent oxidoreductase subunit E, with amino-acid sequence MDAQRLDSILTRYDCDPWDLIPVLQDIQDSYSYLPKDELQEVSSRLNVPLTQIFSVATFFKMFSLVPKGRHQVKVCLGTTCHLRGGARLVESLSNKLGIEPGYTTKDMQFSLETVGCLGSCAQAPVMMVDDKYFGRSSVDKVPKILKLYK; translated from the coding sequence ATGGACGCCCAACGCCTCGACTCCATACTAACCCGTTACGATTGCGACCCCTGGGACCTGATCCCCGTTCTGCAGGACATCCAGGATTCTTACAGCTATCTGCCCAAGGACGAGTTGCAGGAAGTCTCCAGCAGGCTGAACGTGCCTCTGACGCAGATCTTCAGCGTGGCCACCTTTTTCAAGATGTTCTCCTTGGTTCCCAAAGGGCGCCACCAGGTTAAGGTCTGCCTGGGCACCACCTGTCACCTGAGGGGCGGCGCCCGCTTGGTGGAATCTCTGAGCAACAAGCTGGGAATCGAGCCGGGCTACACCACTAAGGACATGCAGTTCTCCCTGGAGACGGTGGGTTGTCTGGGTTCCTGCGCCCAGGCCCCGGTCATGATGGTTGACGACAAGTATTTTGGGCGGTCCTCGGTGGACAAGGTGCCCAAGATCTTGAAACTTTATAAATAA
- a CDS encoding thiamine pyrophosphate-dependent enzyme: protein MEKFGYAQSQKFDTYASRLMPRKEFFTSGHRSCQGCGEALAVRWVCKAIGEEAIIAHATGCMEIVSSGMPQTAWMHPWIHVAFENTSAVASGIEAALKVLNRKGKLKGKMPAVVAMGGDGGTTDIGLQSLSGALERGHNFTYVCWDNEAYMNTGIQRSSSTPYGAMTTTSPPGKLSIGQHTQKKNMVAIAVAHGIPYVATANPSYLFDLYFKIRKAIETPGPAYVHVLSVCPTGWRSATDLSVRLGRLAVETGVFPLFEVENGRYRQTVEVPKLRPVIDYMKPQGRFRHLRGKELDFIQRYTQAQYNLLLDKCGAAYPEFPVISPPEEGQE, encoded by the coding sequence ATGGAAAAATTCGGATACGCCCAGAGCCAGAAATTCGATACCTATGCCTCCAGGCTGATGCCCCGGAAGGAGTTTTTCACCTCGGGCCACCGGTCCTGTCAGGGTTGCGGCGAAGCGTTGGCGGTGCGATGGGTTTGCAAAGCCATCGGTGAAGAAGCGATCATCGCTCATGCCACCGGCTGCATGGAAATCGTCTCCTCGGGCATGCCCCAGACCGCCTGGATGCATCCCTGGATCCACGTGGCCTTTGAAAACACCTCGGCGGTGGCTTCGGGCATCGAAGCCGCATTAAAAGTCCTGAACCGCAAGGGTAAACTCAAAGGCAAGATGCCGGCGGTGGTGGCCATGGGAGGGGACGGCGGCACCACTGACATCGGTCTTCAGTCCCTCTCCGGCGCCCTGGAGCGGGGCCACAACTTCACTTATGTCTGCTGGGACAACGAAGCCTATATGAACACCGGCATCCAGCGCTCCAGTTCCACCCCCTATGGGGCCATGACCACCACCTCTCCTCCGGGGAAGTTGAGCATCGGTCAGCACACCCAGAAGAAGAACATGGTGGCCATCGCCGTGGCCCACGGCATTCCCTATGTGGCCACAGCCAACCCGAGCTACCTCTTCGACCTCTACTTCAAGATCCGCAAAGCCATCGAGACGCCGGGCCCGGCCTACGTCCACGTGCTCTCCGTCTGCCCCACGGGCTGGCGCTCCGCCACGGACCTCAGCGTCCGCCTGGGACGCCTGGCGGTGGAGACCGGGGTTTTTCCCCTCTTTGAAGTGGAAAACGGCCGTTATCGCCAGACCGTGGAGGTCCCCAAGCTCCGGCCGGTTATCGACTACATGAAGCCCCAGGGGCGCTTCCGGCACCTCAGGGGCAAAGAACTGGATTTTATCCAGAGGTACACCCAGGCTCAGTATAATCTGCTGCTGGACAAATGCGGCGCCGCCTATCCTGAGTTTCCGGTGATTTCTCCTCCTGAAGAAGGTCAAGAATAA
- the porA gene encoding pyruvate ferredoxin oxidoreductase has protein sequence MVVKGHRVGMEVSIAVSHAVQLARAEAIAAYPITPQTHIVEHLSSMVANGDLEAEFVNVESEHSAMSACIGMSAAGARTYTATSSQGLALMNEILFIASAMRLPIVMTVANRALSGPLSIWNDHGDIMAARDIGWIQVFVENGQEAFDHSVMAFKIAEDHRVILPTIINMDGFILTHVVEALEMLDQETVDKFLPDYHPRFFLDPKHPVTMGAFAMPELYTEVKMAHQQALVNSYEHILKVWDEWSKITGRTYRPVEQYRTEGAKTLLLMMGSLAQVAEVAVDEMREAGESVGLVKPRLWRPFPFNDLREALADAELVIVCDRALSLGGAAGPVLAEVRSALYPLAKKPAVIGYTVGLGGRDVQPEAFREIVRLAQAEAATGPSEEYFLFGVRS, from the coding sequence ATGGTAGTCAAGGGCCATCGAGTAGGCATGGAAGTCTCCATTGCCGTCAGTCATGCGGTGCAACTGGCCCGGGCCGAGGCCATCGCCGCCTATCCCATCACGCCCCAGACCCACATCGTGGAGCACCTGTCCTCCATGGTGGCCAACGGCGACTTGGAGGCGGAATTCGTCAACGTGGAGTCGGAGCACTCGGCCATGAGCGCCTGCATCGGCATGTCCGCGGCCGGAGCCCGCACCTATACCGCCACTAGTTCCCAGGGGCTGGCTCTGATGAACGAAATCCTGTTCATCGCTTCGGCCATGCGCCTGCCCATTGTCATGACTGTGGCCAACCGGGCCCTGTCCGGCCCGCTGTCCATCTGGAACGACCACGGCGACATCATGGCAGCCCGGGATATCGGCTGGATCCAGGTGTTCGTGGAGAACGGCCAGGAAGCCTTTGACCACAGCGTCATGGCCTTCAAGATTGCCGAAGACCATCGGGTGATCCTGCCCACCATCATTAACATGGACGGCTTCATCCTCACCCACGTGGTGGAGGCCCTGGAGATGCTGGACCAGGAGACGGTGGATAAGTTCCTGCCGGATTATCATCCCCGCTTCTTCCTGGACCCCAAGCACCCGGTGACCATGGGCGCCTTTGCCATGCCGGAGCTCTATACCGAGGTGAAGATGGCGCACCAGCAAGCCCTGGTGAACTCCTACGAACACATCCTCAAGGTCTGGGACGAATGGAGCAAGATTACCGGCCGGACCTACCGGCCCGTGGAACAATACCGCACTGAGGGGGCCAAAACGCTTCTGTTGATGATGGGTTCCCTGGCGCAGGTGGCGGAAGTGGCGGTGGACGAAATGCGGGAAGCCGGAGAATCCGTGGGCTTGGTGAAGCCCAGGTTATGGCGTCCCTTCCCCTTTAATGATCTCAGGGAGGCGCTGGCCGATGCCGAGCTGGTTATTGTCTGCGACCGGGCCTTGTCCCTGGGCGGGGCCGCGGGGCCGGTGCTGGCCGAAGTGCGCAGCGCCCTCTATCCCCTGGCGAAGAAGCCCGCGGTAATCGGGTATACCGTGGGACTGGGGGGTCGGGATGTCCAACCCGAAGCCTTTAGAGAGATCGTGCGCCTGGCCCAGGCGGAAGCCGCCACCGGCCCGAGTGAAGAATACTTCCTGTTTGGGGTGCGAAGCTAA
- a CDS encoding 4Fe-4S binding protein codes for MSKAWDQVTWQEIEVGGVLTEPGSARNYNTGDWRSQHPVWTKTRCIKCGICWTVCPEAGISEEPDGYFDMNKYCKGCGICAKECVTGCISMVPEEE; via the coding sequence GTGAGCAAAGCATGGGATCAGGTCACCTGGCAAGAGATCGAGGTCGGCGGTGTACTGACCGAGCCGGGCTCGGCCCGGAACTATAACACCGGCGACTGGCGCTCCCAGCACCCGGTGTGGACCAAAACACGCTGCATCAAGTGCGGCATCTGTTGGACCGTATGTCCCGAAGCCGGCATCTCCGAGGAACCGGATGGTTACTTCGATATGAATAAATACTGTAAGGGTTGCGGCATCTGCGCCAAAGAGTGTGTTACCGGCTGTATCAGCATGGTCCCGGAGGAAGAATAA